Proteins from a genomic interval of Uloborus diversus isolate 005 chromosome 4, Udiv.v.3.1, whole genome shotgun sequence:
- the LOC129221555 gene encoding alpha-crystallin A chain-like, whose product MSLHALVPALLGKDWWDTWDYPTRIVDQFFGDTLLEDDLTPERFYRGFLLRPRTRANIDASGISEVKNDDQQFKVSLNVSQFKPEDLEVKVVDNYITIHGKHEEKSDEHGFVSREFTRKYMLPHNCEMQTVSSSLGPDGILSITAPKKAIEQPPQKEISIPIAKESKK is encoded by the coding sequence ATGTCTCTCCACGCTCTCGTTCCAGCTTTGCTCGGGAAAGATTGGTGGGACACCTGGGACTACCCCACCAGGATTGTGGACCAGTTTTTCGGCGACACCCTGCTGGAGGACGATCTCACCCCCGAAAGGTTCTACCGGGGTTTTCTGCTGCGACCTCGCACCCGAGCCAATATCGACGCATCGGGTATCTCTGAGGTGAAAAACGATGACCAACAGTTCAAAGTGAGCCTCAACGTCTCCCAGTTCAAGCCAGAAGACCTGGAGGTGAAAGTGGTGGACAATTACATCACCATCCACGGTAAGCACGAGGAAAAAAGCGACGAACATGGGTTCGTGTCCAGGGAGTTTACCAGGAAATACATGCTCCCACATAATTGTGAAATGCAAACTGTGTCTTCTTCCCTTGGTCCTGATGGTATCTTGTCCATAACGGCACCCAAGAAAGCCATAGAACAACCTCCACAGAAGGAAATTAGCATCCCCATTGCTAAAGAATCAAAGAAGTAA